From a single Gimesia fumaroli genomic region:
- a CDS encoding HesB/IscA family protein, translating into MAVTITENASKELKRFMEDQNMGEGSLLRIGIVSGGCSGFQYDFKFVDEYDEENDTISEQHGVKVVVDKKSGLYLDGTTVDFYESLEKRGFTFENPNAVKSCGCGSSFSA; encoded by the coding sequence ATGGCTGTCACAATTACTGAAAATGCTTCCAAAGAGCTCAAACGATTCATGGAGGACCAGAATATGGGTGAGGGTTCTCTGTTAAGAATCGGAATCGTTTCTGGTGGTTGTAGTGGATTCCAGTACGATTTCAAATTCGTCGATGAATACGATGAAGAAAATGATACGATCTCTGAGCAACATGGTGTCAAAGTCGTCGTCGATAAAAAAAGCGGTCTCTACCTCGATGGGACGACTGTCGATTTCTACGAAAGCCTTGAAAAACGCGGGTTTACGTTTGAGAACCCCAATGCAGTCAAGTCCTGCGGATGCGGTAGCAGTTTCTCTGCCTGA
- a CDS encoding beta-ketoacyl-[acyl-carrier-protein] synthase family protein yields the protein MQNNGFALTELVDLADHTDLFELLDNESVYALSHQGFTAGFSSVKAISRSTGIETRRLLQMDLSPIDIATAIAEKLQLTVGFDWAECPAILLCHSHTNNQSARQLCDQLAEKLEIPPEKFIALNYGCVGFVELLSRATQLLEDQPEGVHIPLLTVETPEHWHDSSDKAFCGIVSAGATGTTLWRGPGHSLLHVETATEYIPAERRKEDLPLFWTEQGDMFDFRGQPEHKLVMHMDGESVFLNGVDLMLEACLESYQEVAETADRILIAPHQPSGKLLKAMIAAARQIPIQADFLNNLPNYGNSISSTIPTILARLEEVVEENGYAPVEEGALILLPAAGICMDRLTDSMCIGRAALKWQPGRYREES from the coding sequence ATGCAGAATAATGGATTTGCACTGACGGAATTAGTTGATCTGGCGGATCATACTGACCTGTTTGAGCTATTGGACAATGAAAGCGTTTATGCACTTTCTCACCAGGGCTTCACTGCGGGCTTTTCGAGCGTCAAAGCGATCAGCCGTTCAACGGGGATCGAGACACGTCGACTGCTACAGATGGATCTCTCACCAATTGATATCGCGACTGCCATTGCTGAGAAGCTGCAGTTGACGGTAGGCTTTGACTGGGCAGAATGCCCGGCAATTCTTCTCTGTCATTCTCATACAAATAATCAGTCGGCCCGCCAGTTGTGTGACCAGCTCGCAGAGAAGCTCGAGATCCCACCGGAAAAATTCATCGCCTTAAACTATGGTTGCGTCGGCTTTGTGGAACTACTGAGCCGCGCCACACAACTCCTGGAAGATCAACCAGAGGGCGTACACATCCCCTTGCTCACTGTAGAAACCCCCGAGCACTGGCATGACTCTTCCGACAAGGCTTTCTGTGGAATTGTCTCAGCTGGTGCCACCGGGACTACGCTCTGGCGTGGACCAGGACATTCCCTGCTGCATGTGGAAACAGCAACCGAATATATCCCTGCAGAACGGCGTAAGGAAGATCTACCGCTATTCTGGACCGAACAGGGAGATATGTTTGACTTTCGTGGTCAGCCCGAGCATAAACTGGTCATGCACATGGATGGCGAGTCCGTTTTCCTGAATGGCGTGGACCTGATGCTTGAAGCGTGTCTCGAATCATATCAGGAAGTTGCCGAAACCGCAGACCGAATCCTGATTGCCCCGCATCAGCCAAGCGGAAAATTATTAAAAGCCATGATTGCTGCAGCACGGCAAATTCCGATTCAGGCTGACTTCCTCAATAATCTACCCAATTACGGTAACTCCATTTCGTCAACGATTCCTACAATTCTGGCGCGGCTGGAAGAAGTCGTTGAAGAAAACGGTTATGCTCCCGTGGAAGAAGGTGCCCTGATTCTCCTGCCGGCCGCTGGTATCTGTATGGATCGCCTGACCGATTCCATGTGTATCGGAAGAGCAGCCCTCAAGTGGCAGCCTGGACGCTATCGCGAGGAATCCTAA
- a CDS encoding DUF6677 family protein, with amino-acid sequence MTDSQNKIELKNPVIAAILAFLIPGAGHFYQGRNFKATIYCFCILSTFFCGMALGDWKTVYYQSQPGKRTLGYFAQVGVGLPALPALVQTSRYNKLVSPSNQNRNDVDSNYFESHPYRTEMPLEAPFKGTLLDRGEDGKNISGKLEGYIKLKTVPSDFGTAISGTFEGTLDNKPISALNLSDPVGIGLPLGGDKERVLECAVVREVNGRQTDTGHIEGSIPRPFLNWFEMPLSNRELDDINKKLGKRYEFAVVFTWIAGLLNLLVIWDAFEGPAYGKGDEEEAAPQKKPVADPKT; translated from the coding sequence ATGACTGACAGTCAGAATAAAATTGAGTTGAAAAATCCGGTAATCGCCGCGATTTTAGCGTTTCTGATTCCTGGTGCCGGTCACTTCTATCAGGGACGAAACTTTAAAGCCACGATTTACTGCTTCTGCATTCTGAGCACGTTTTTTTGTGGCATGGCACTCGGTGACTGGAAAACCGTGTATTACCAGTCACAACCAGGAAAACGTACCCTGGGTTATTTTGCACAAGTCGGTGTAGGCTTACCGGCGCTTCCAGCACTGGTTCAGACATCACGCTACAACAAGCTGGTCTCCCCTTCGAACCAGAATCGAAATGACGTTGATTCCAACTACTTTGAATCGCATCCTTATCGCACGGAAATGCCTTTGGAAGCCCCCTTCAAAGGAACTCTTCTGGATCGAGGCGAGGATGGCAAAAATATCAGCGGCAAGTTGGAAGGATATATCAAATTAAAAACAGTTCCCAGTGATTTTGGAACCGCTATCAGCGGGACGTTTGAGGGAACTCTGGACAACAAACCCATTTCCGCTCTGAATCTCTCTGACCCCGTCGGCATCGGCTTACCACTGGGCGGAGACAAAGAGCGGGTTCTGGAATGTGCTGTCGTGCGAGAAGTGAATGGACGGCAAACAGACACCGGCCATATTGAAGGTTCCATTCCCAGGCCCTTTCTTAACTGGTTTGAAATGCCTTTAAGCAATCGAGAGCTTGATGATATCAATAAAAAACTTGGAAAACGGTATGAGTTCGCCGTTGTTTTCACCTGGATCGCGGGACTGTTAAACCTGCTCGTGATCTGGGATGCATTCGAAGGTCCCGCTTATGGAAAAGGGGATGAAGAAGAAGCTGCCCCTCAGAAAAAACCGGTGGCAGACCCTAAAACTTAA
- a CDS encoding SDR family NAD(P)-dependent oxidoreductase yields MKLEGRNALVTGASRGIGRGCAIEMARAGANVAINYRSHPEEAEAAAEEARSFGVKAITIQADVSDQESVEAAVAKVAEEFGSLDLFVSNSAYSDRELILEADMEGFKRTIDVTMWGAFFGVRAAASQMTKQGKGGSIVIISSPHAVIAIPTSAAYNMAKAAIDHMARTAAIEFAQHKIRVNTVHPGWIDTPGERKFFTDEQLQAGAENIPWKRLGTPNEVGKLVTFLSSSDADYMTGGTTTIDGGIGLPWWSNRAEGAQ; encoded by the coding sequence ATGAAGCTGGAAGGGCGAAATGCGCTCGTAACAGGTGCCTCCCGGGGAATTGGTCGGGGATGTGCAATCGAAATGGCGAGAGCAGGGGCAAACGTTGCCATTAACTATCGATCTCATCCCGAAGAAGCCGAAGCCGCAGCAGAAGAAGCACGCTCCTTTGGCGTGAAAGCAATCACAATTCAGGCCGATGTTTCCGACCAGGAATCTGTCGAAGCTGCTGTCGCGAAAGTGGCAGAAGAATTCGGAAGCCTTGATCTATTTGTTTCCAATTCTGCCTATAGCGACCGTGAACTGATTCTGGAAGCCGACATGGAAGGCTTCAAACGAACCATTGATGTTACCATGTGGGGTGCTTTTTTTGGTGTGCGTGCAGCGGCCAGTCAAATGACCAAACAGGGTAAGGGTGGCTCGATCGTTATCATCAGTTCTCCACACGCTGTCATTGCGATTCCTACCTCTGCAGCCTACAACATGGCGAAAGCAGCCATCGACCACATGGCGCGAACGGCGGCCATCGAATTTGCGCAACATAAGATTCGTGTCAACACAGTTCACCCCGGCTGGATTGATACTCCGGGAGAACGCAAATTCTTTACAGACGAACAACTTCAGGCCGGAGCGGAAAATATTCCCTGGAAACGACTGGGAACTCCCAATGAAGTCGGCAAGCTTGTCACATTTCTCTCCAGCTCCGATGCGGACTACATGACCGGTGGTACCACAACGATTGATGGAGGGATCGGACTTCCCTGGTGGTCGAATCGAGCAGAAGGCGCACAATAA
- the dapF gene encoding diaminopimelate epimerase — translation MKFTKMHGAGNDYVYVNCFQETLPQDIASLAIQVSDRHKGIGSDGLILICPSETADAQMRMFNADGSESEMCGNGIRCVAKYVYDHGIAQQDHLKIETGAGILNLDLELTGQKVSQVRVNMGKPILASAEIPTLLPGNPPVNAELNLGEQKLEVTCVSMGNPHCITFVEEVNDHWVHVIGPQVEVHSVFPNRVNAEFIEVVSPAELKMRVWERGSGETQACGTGACASAVAGVLTGRSERNVLIHLPGGDLRLEWAGSDEVFMTGPAVEVYEGIWTGPH, via the coding sequence ATGAAATTTACCAAGATGCACGGCGCGGGCAATGATTATGTCTACGTCAACTGTTTTCAAGAGACACTACCTCAAGATATTGCCAGTCTGGCGATTCAGGTCAGTGACCGCCATAAAGGCATCGGCTCGGACGGCCTGATTTTGATTTGCCCATCGGAAACAGCCGATGCGCAGATGCGCATGTTTAACGCCGACGGCAGCGAGTCGGAAATGTGTGGCAATGGAATTCGCTGTGTGGCCAAATATGTTTACGACCACGGGATCGCGCAGCAGGATCATCTGAAGATCGAAACAGGAGCCGGCATTTTGAATCTGGATCTCGAACTCACCGGCCAGAAAGTCAGTCAGGTACGTGTGAATATGGGAAAACCGATTTTAGCCAGCGCAGAGATTCCTACCTTACTTCCCGGCAATCCTCCTGTGAATGCAGAGCTCAATCTGGGGGAACAAAAGCTGGAAGTCACCTGCGTCTCAATGGGCAATCCGCACTGCATCACGTTTGTCGAAGAGGTCAATGATCATTGGGTACATGTGATTGGGCCTCAGGTCGAAGTGCATTCAGTGTTTCCAAATCGGGTGAACGCCGAATTCATTGAAGTCGTCTCTCCTGCTGAGCTCAAGATGCGAGTCTGGGAGCGGGGTTCGGGAGAAACACAAGCCTGCGGAACTGGTGCTTGTGCCTCTGCCGTTGCTGGCGTGTTGACAGGTCGTTCTGAACGAAATGTGCTTATCCACCTGCCAGGTGGCGACTTACGTCTGGAATGGGCTGGCTCGGATGAAGTTTTTATGACGGGACCCGCCGTGGAAGTATATGAGGGCATCTGGACGGGACCGCATTGA
- a CDS encoding 3'-5' exoribonuclease YhaM family protein yields the protein MNLSQQLLLLSEMEPGQFADSFVLLISKEKSTTRDGKPYYRVQFRDHSVTAAAMIWSDTPWFEDCESNWVEGEFYKVRARYDENKYGPQLDIDRIRAVVDDDVADGFDPGLYFKRSRFSSEEMFQELTEIAGEQIEEVPLRNLVLDILEENKDQIKTIAAASKNHHAFTGGFLEHVLSVTRTASYLADKYADYYQKMEPALNKSLVIAGAILHDIGKLTELEYKPHASSYTPAGRLIGHILLGRDLVREHARKFDDLEPETLLRLEHMIVSHQNLPEWGSPIAPHTPEALLVHYADDIDAKFHMVATTLENILPSNEDEFSSRDNALRRSIFLGLKSTE from the coding sequence ATGAATTTATCTCAACAATTGCTGTTATTAAGCGAAATGGAACCAGGGCAGTTTGCAGACAGTTTTGTGCTGCTGATTTCCAAAGAGAAATCCACCACTCGAGATGGCAAACCGTATTATCGTGTTCAGTTCCGCGACCATAGCGTGACTGCAGCCGCCATGATCTGGAGTGATACTCCCTGGTTTGAAGATTGTGAGTCTAACTGGGTTGAAGGAGAGTTCTATAAAGTCCGGGCGCGATACGATGAAAATAAATATGGGCCTCAGCTGGACATTGATCGCATTCGTGCAGTCGTCGACGATGATGTCGCCGATGGTTTTGACCCTGGTCTGTATTTTAAACGCTCTCGCTTTTCGAGCGAGGAGATGTTTCAGGAACTGACTGAAATTGCCGGAGAACAAATCGAAGAAGTCCCCTTGCGCAATCTGGTGCTGGATATTCTGGAAGAAAATAAAGATCAGATCAAAACGATCGCCGCCGCCAGCAAGAATCATCACGCATTTACAGGCGGTTTTCTGGAGCATGTGTTGTCTGTGACCAGGACCGCCAGTTATCTGGCAGATAAATATGCGGACTATTATCAGAAGATGGAACCTGCTTTGAATAAATCACTGGTGATTGCAGGGGCCATCTTACATGACATCGGAAAGCTGACCGAGTTGGAGTACAAACCGCATGCTTCCAGTTATACGCCGGCAGGTCGACTAATCGGCCATATTCTGCTGGGACGAGACCTGGTACGGGAACATGCCCGAAAGTTTGATGATCTCGAACCGGAAACGTTATTGCGGCTGGAACATATGATCGTTTCGCATCAGAATTTACCAGAGTGGGGTTCTCCGATTGCGCCACATACGCCGGAAGCATTGCTGGTTCATTATGCGGATGATATTGATGCCAAGTTTCATATGGTGGCGACAACACTGGAAAATATTCTGCCAAGTAACGAAGATGAATTTTCCAGTCGGGATAATGCTTTGCGTAGAAGTATCTTTCTGGGATTGAAATCGACCGAATGA
- a CDS encoding DUF2752 domain-containing protein, producing the protein MNFNSKPTTNSTGDNLFSALFPSSPGQPIGWKMQLLLIGWSLFLIAGFSVAIQTKPDPRGFGTHQRFGFAPCVIRNQLSIPCPSCGMTTSFSHFVRGQIRQSAQANTSGLVLAIVCLVMIPWSWISVYHKRLWLVSNPEVCLLWLMCGLVLITVTEWALRLTF; encoded by the coding sequence ATGAATTTCAATTCCAAACCGACAACCAATTCAACAGGCGATAACCTGTTTTCAGCGCTGTTTCCTTCCAGCCCGGGGCAACCCATTGGCTGGAAAATGCAATTGCTGTTAATCGGTTGGAGTCTGTTTCTGATTGCCGGGTTTAGTGTTGCGATTCAAACAAAACCGGATCCACGTGGATTTGGTACCCATCAACGATTTGGTTTTGCACCCTGCGTTATACGAAATCAACTATCCATTCCCTGTCCCAGTTGTGGAATGACAACTTCCTTTTCACATTTTGTTCGAGGTCAGATCCGTCAGTCTGCCCAGGCCAATACCTCTGGTTTGGTTTTGGCAATAGTCTGTCTTGTGATGATTCCCTGGTCCTGGATCAGCGTGTATCACAAACGACTCTGGCTGGTCTCCAATCCTGAAGTCTGTTTACTCTGGCTTATGTGTGGTCTGGTTTTGATCACGGTGACAGAGTGGGCACTGCGGTTGACCTTTTAA